acagcgctctgcctgTAAGAGGTGCTCATTACAGGCTTtggacccagtaagcacccaattcaGTGGTCTActcacagttggtgctcagtaaatatcattgattgggtgAAATCACCTTCGGCTGAACGCTGACTCTCATCTCAACTCGCTCCAGAACGTACCATTTTGGAAGAACGTCAGAACTGCTAGTTGGAGTTGGCATTGCCGGGCACCAGCAAGGAAGCAACAAGCCCAGAACATGATAGAAATGAATTTTTATTTGTAAAAATTTACAAAATGATATTGTACAAAAATAAAGTCTGTAGAGAACTTTGGTTGTAGAACACAAATGATTGAGACATAAATCAGAGGGGAAGTCAGAGCTTCCAGAGAAGTGCACTCCTATTTTTTGAtgatagaaaagaaaaaaaaatcacaaacttTACCCTTTTGTTGTTCAGACGTAGTTGATTGGCAGTAGCAGAAATCTGTTCGtggttagcgcttagtacagtgctctgcccgcagtaagcgctcggtaagtatcattgattgtgtGTACAGTCCTGGGGACAAACTGTCAAGGTCCAGGCAATAGCTTCAGCGTATTGATTAAGGATCTCTGGTTTGTAGGCTGAGAGCTTATTTAAAGGTgaagaagcactcagtaattgattgattgaaagacgcAATTAGGATTTCCCTATGCCTGGCCAGCATTTGATTATTAATTGAGTGATGTCATAGTTTCTTTCGGGTGGTGCTAGTGAAggtaatgaatgaatcagcaccaACAAGGAAAGGCAGTGTGGTcttgaggaaagagcctgggggctggggagtcagggctctagtcccaactctgccaccggcctgctgggtgacctcaggtaagtcgcttaacctctctgggcctcagtttccccatctgtaaaatgggggcaaggtAACAGTCACCTCCCCCCTGCTCACAGGGATGAGGTGAAGAtatgatgagataactgatgtgaaagcgctttggaaaaacaaaagtgcTATACAAGTTCAGGTGGTTGTTAGGCCCATTAGAGTGgaggctcctcaagggcagggaccaagtCTTTTACTTCTATCGCATGCTTCCAATTGCTTATAGTACAGCGCCGAGCTCTGCACCcatcaggcactcagtacagtgctctttacacagacgctcaataaaaaaaacctgtggattgattgatgcacatACATTCAGGTCAGTCTCCTCCCCAGCCTGTACTCCATCTCCCCAAGGCCACTCTGTTCCTTCTCTGCAGGGCTAAAGCCATTGCAATTTCACAAGgacaggaggagcagaaggaaggaaaggatcattTAGCTCTCATTGTTACCTGTTGCTTTTTTGCATATTCCTGCAAATAATTTGGCTATTTCACAGAGGCGGATATAGCCCTCAAATTTTCGACTCTGTCGCATTTCCGTtgtgattagaagccaggttcatcTTTCCTTGATCAAACCTTTTTCACCAAAGAAAAGATATCATCCTAGGGTCCAGTGCTAGATTTTGCAGTTGAAATGTGTGTGTCGGGAAACCAACCAGAATACCACCTCTTGGAGCAGGACAGTCAATTCTCCTATAATGTGGTAgatgtgttcttgaagaacctcatgCTACAGAAAAAATGCATTATAGCACTCACCCCTTAATTGACATTAGGCACAACTTTTTGTTTTTCTACACCAAGTCTGCTTGGGGTGATTGTAGAGGGCATTATATCCCGGCAGATGAGCACTGTGGGAAGAACGTGCCCCAGTTCTCTGATAACAGCTTATCGAAATTGCATAATGAAAGCACGGGTTCTAGGAGAATTGACTGTACACCAATCTGGTGGACCCAGAACCTAACAGCAGGGGTTTGTGTGGCCTTAGGTCATAGATGCCATATGCCATAGGTGCTACAGTGGATTCAGAGGGATGAGACTATTTGGGTCCAGCCCTGGTCTTTCTTCTCCCCTATTCCCCAAGGGACCACTGGGAAAAGGGTGGGCTGTTTAGGGCCTGGACTGCTCTGATCGGCAAAGGTATCCCCAGTTCTGCATGCAGCTCGGCGCATTCTCCTCCCACGGTAGGCAACGGTCATTTTTTCTATGAGAAAGGCCTCTGTCCTGCACCCCCCTTCCCAAAAAGGTCCTCAGAAATGATGGCCAGACTTTGGCTACTTTACAGAATCGAACGGTTTCTCTTTCCGTCAACGTTAAAATCCAGGACTAACTACTCATAGGAATTTAAACCTTTTACATATACGTTTATGCATATAATAGATATAGATACGTGGAAGGAAAAAGCTTAAATACAACATAAAATTCAAATTTTGGCAAATGGGTTCAGTGTTGAGACCAGCCAAGTGCCTCTGGGCTCAGCCCACCATCCATGGCCGCTGCTGAGGTCCGCCTGAATTTAGGTACTCCTAAATTTTTGAAATCCCTAGGTGGAAGAAGGTAAGGGCTCTGGATAATTCAATTGGGTTTTGTTAAAAAGGTAAAGTAAGTGATTTTTGGCTAGCAGATCACTGTTAATACGGTTCAAAGCCTGGACCCTTATTTCTGATTTAACTGtctttattcatttttcctttctttcttttttttttttttgtatcttgCGAGCACATTCCACTTTGGCACCTTTGAAGAGAAACTTCAATAAATAAGGAAAAGAGGAAACTCATTACTGAActgtaataaataacaataacttaaaatctcaataaatatcttCTATAGATTTCTGTATCTGAAGGGATGCGTCGCATCGAGTAGTCTGTTGGGCCACTCACAAGCAGCCCGGTGAAGGTGGAGCTCTGTAAGTGGCCTTAATCCTTTTGTAAACCGAGAGAGAGACCGGATCTCGTCTCTTTGGGCACGGTACCCCAACCCAGCCTTGCTAGAAACAAACGCTGCTCGGAAACAAGACGGGTTTCTCCGATTTCCCGTGTTCTTTCAGAGGCGGGCACGGCCCGATGCTGGctggcccttctctcccacccgccGTGTGGAAATCCATCTCCCACTGATACACACTCCCATCCCAGTCGATGCCAGGTGGCCGGCGTGTAGTGAAAAGCTCATCTCTGGTGCCTGTAGGTTGGGGTCGGTGTCAAACGAGCGGCAGagaaaagaaaacccaaaacaCCAAGCCCTTCTTACTTCTGAAATGAAGCTTCTTGGCAAAGGGGCTCTCCCCAGGTGCACACCTCCCCAGTGGAGCCAAACAAGCGATAACGAAGCACGAGGGGACGGCGGGTTGCATTCTGATGGGTGACGGCGGGGGCATCCATGGAAACGGAGGTGGCCACATCCCCCCCTGGGACCCCGGCCCTGAACTTTGGCTGTTTGCGAGTTGCTTTCCTGGAAAAACCAGAGACCAGAGGCCCCGTCTCCCTACCCCGTCCCATTCCTCGGGGCTGGAGCGTCCTCTCTCCCAGGCTCCCATGGTGGctgtcttcctcctgctcctcttccatcTCTGTCCTTGGTCCTCATTCTCCATCCTCAGCAAACGTCTCCTGGGGAACCGTGGTCCCCTCCTTTGCGCTGTCGTAGGAATGCAATACGCGGCAATTCTCCCTCGACTCAGGGTCAGATGCATCCACACCTCTTAGCGGAATGTTTTCTCAGTATGTGGTAAACCAGGTTGTCGTCCAAAAACGACAGGTCGTCGTCAAAAGCAATGGGCCGGCAGCAAGCCTGCCCGACTTTGTTGTTGGCCAGTTTGTTATTTTTGGTTAAGTTTTTTAGGATTTTGTCATAGATGGTCTCAGCTGCATCACAGGACCCACTGCAGTACCGAAAAATAAGTTCCTCTTTGGTTTCGTAGCCCAAACCCAAGTCACTCACGTTTAAGTGGACCGCTGTTAAGACACAACCCCGGTTTCTGCCCCTTTGATTTTTCCGTCCCTTTCTACTGGAATTGTCGGAGTTGGCAGCCGCGCCCCGATTTCTCTCCCGTTTAAGAGACACCGCGGTCTGTTTATCTGGGGACCTTCTCAGTCTTCTTATAGTGGCTTGAATAAAATCCACTACATCATCAAACTGATCGGGATAATCCTCTGGCATATTTGCTGtttaaaaaagaagagagaagatgTTATTCGGAGATGGCAACAATTTCCATTTGCACTTCACCTGGTCTTGCTGATCAAAGAACTCTGGAAGTTTGCAGAAATTCTGCCTTGATGAAACTTTAAGTCTATTAGCTATTTTACCAGCAGAGCCCACTGGGATGGCTGCAAGGCTCATTTAAGGCTTTGGCAGACAAAAACATTTCCAAGGAGGCATGTCAAAAAAGAAAAGGTGCACCTGCTTGTCTGATACTATCCTTTTCGGCCACAAGGATTTCCCAGACTGGAATGAAAGGCTAGCACTCAGTATGCTTTCCCACTGCAGCCAACTTAGGCATTTGCTCCTCtccaccttcataataataataacaattatgacaaCAATgacactacaattattgttattattactgttactattattattattaaaatgtttacttagtactgaactaagtcctcGGGTAGATACACTAGatttagattggatacagtccctatccctcatgaaactaacagcctaaggaggagggagaacaggtatttaatccccattttacaaatgaggaagttgaggcacagaaatgttaagtgacctgcccaaggtcgccctgcaggcaagtggcagcgctgggattagaacccaggttccctgactccctaggccaggctgcttctctaccaggcttctccccattctctctctggCCTCAGTCAGCAAGAAGTTCATCTTTGGAAGATCCATTGTCCTTGTGAACCCACTCGGCTACATGCCTCTTAATGGTCAGTGTGGGAGTTGGCGTGTATTGGTCAGTtctgtcagaataataataatagtgataagtgcagtatttgttaaacacttactatgttataagcacagaggtagatacaaggtaatcaggttgtatgtTTAGGCTGGTGCCTTATGTGTACCTTAACTGATGAGCGTTACCAAGTATGTGGCAGCCTGCTCATGGctttttgtttttagaaaaagaGCCACCTCTTAATTGTTAACATCATTTCATAGATTTTTGGGGATGAGaatttagtagcagtagtaatagtggtagtcaTGGTATCCATTGAGTGCCAAGTggagcatactgtactaagtccttgggagatacaagagagtccttgctcacaaagagctcactTTCAAACTGGGGAGGCAGACGTAGAAATATCAGCTATGCTCATATGCCTGAGGGCTGGGAGTGGACCTATGTAAATACATAAGTTCAAGAGGAGACTGAAAGATCAGTAAGAATCTCAGTCTTGATAAATCAGTAGAGGAAGGCTTATTGATAAAGGTAGGAGTTCAGGGggagtttgaaggtgggaagggctaGGTTctagcagatatgtggagggaagggaaaaccaGCCTCAAGAGACAATATGAGCTAGGGGTCGGAGAGGGCAGGATGGGAGAGGGATATGGCCAGGAGGTAGGTAGAGCAGGGAAAtagggagcaggggtggggagtagggggagCAATCACTAAGTAAGTTTGAGAGAGATGATGAAGAACCTTAAACCTAATGGTAAAGTGTCTTTACTTGTTGCAGAGAGAGTTGATAAAGTCTTTCCTTCCAGAATGTGACATTTCAGAGCCAAATTTAGATACCACATAATAGGAGAATCTGTCAAAATGTGGTTATGCATTAATCATAATGGGATGCTGGCTCTGTGCTGAtatgtcaactctgttgtattgtaacaataataatgttggtatttgttaagcgcttactacgtgcaaggcactgttctaagcgctgaggtagatacagggtaatcaggttgtcccacatggggctcacagtcttcatccccattttacagatgagggaactgaggcccagagaagttaagtgacttgcccaaggtcacacagctgacaagtggcggagccgggattagaacccacaacctctggctccccagcctgtgctctttccactgagccacgccgcttctctgtaacATGGCCTGGATCTTGCAGACCCTGGGCTATGCCATTAATTAGGGCCTGATATGTCTGGATTGAATGTTTTGTGGTGTTCAGAAACCGGGGATCACCCCTATACTTCCAAACAATAGACACGTGCAGGAAAAAACTGACACTCTCATTAACTTTCGACAGTACTTTTCAAATTTTAGAATCGACGTAAAATGGATCTTTCAATTATGTGGAAATTTCTGGGGTGAAATACAATACATTATTCTTTCTAGTTGCATTTGTAGCTAGTAAAACTTCTACAACTCTCCCAAGCggctagtaaagtgctctgcacatagtaagtgctcagtaaataccatgtattgattgattgatgccttcattctaaaataaatttggggtttttttttgtatcaGAAAAGTTGATTTGGTTCATTAGTATTGTGTAGGGAGCAAATTATAAGTGTTTAAAATCCACTGCTACCTTATGTTTACTAGAAACAGTGGTCCTTTCCTTGGCCATTTCAGTTATTTTCAaaattttcctctctccccttgttTATCAATGCAACAGTTGTTGACACAATGTGATTTTTTGGTTAACGTGGGAATTTTCAAGAATGTGACTGTCATGTTGTAGCAAGAATGAGTACTATGAATGTGATGAAAAACAAACTTAAAGAATGTGTAGGATAGCTTGTGCATTGGCCTTAGAGTGACCCAGTGGGTTAGACCAcaggcttggtaataataataacaataatattaataataattaataaaaataataactgcagtattttttaatcccttactatgtgccagtcactgtactaagctctggggtggatacaaccaaactgcattggacacaatccctgccccacgtggggctcataatccccattttacagctgaaataattgaggcacggagaagttaagtgacttctccaaggtcatacagccaaccCAGTCACACAGGTCATATagtcctcctggacctctcagctgcctttgacactgtggaccaccccctttggAAATGTTATctacccttggcttcactgattctgatcactcctgcttctcctcatcgctctggctgttcattctcagtctcctctgcctcccaccccctaactgtgggggtcccttaaggttccgttctgggtctccttctattctctgttggagaactcattcactcccatggcttcaactaccatctccatgtggatgatacccaaatctacatct
This DNA window, taken from Tachyglossus aculeatus isolate mTacAcu1 chromosome 3, mTacAcu1.pri, whole genome shotgun sequence, encodes the following:
- the GDNF gene encoding glial cell line-derived neurotrophic factor isoform X2, with the translated sequence MKLWDIMAVCLVLLHTASAFPLPAANMPEDYPDQFDDVVDFIQATIRRLRRSPDKQTAVSLKRERNRGAAANSDNSSRKGRKNQRGRNRGCVLTAVHLNVSDLGLGYETKEELIFRYCSGSCDAAETIYDKILKNLTKNNKLANNKVGQACCRPIAFDDDLSFLDDNLVYHILRKHSAKRCGCI
- the GDNF gene encoding glial cell line-derived neurotrophic factor isoform X1, whose amino-acid sequence is MKLWDIMAVCLVLLHTASAFPLPAGKKRPEGPEDDLSPSRLAPYAVRSDSNMPEDYPDQFDDVVDFIQATIRRLRRSPDKQTAVSLKRERNRGAAANSDNSSRKGRKNQRGRNRGCVLTAVHLNVSDLGLGYETKEELIFRYCSGSCDAAETIYDKILKNLTKNNKLANNKVGQACCRPIAFDDDLSFLDDNLVYHILRKHSAKRCGCI